From a region of the Pseudomonadales bacterium genome:
- a CDS encoding ribose-phosphate pyrophosphokinase, whose product MSEMMLFTGSANPELAQKIVQRLGLRLGGAMVGRFSDGEISIEIEENVRGKDVFVIQSTCAPTNDNLMELILMIDALRRSSASRITAVVPYFGYSRQDRRVRSSRVPISAKVVADMMAKAGVNRVLTVDLHAEQIQGFFDVPVDNVYGSAILIDDIERQRYENLMVVSPDIGGVVRARAIAKQMNDLDLAIIDKRRPKVNEAQIMHIIGDVAGRTCLVIDDMVDTAGTLCKAAQALKDNGAAKVIAYCTHAVLSGKAITNIEDSVLDELVVTDTIPLSAQARACARIRQVSSAPLLAEAVRRVSNEESISAMFA is encoded by the coding sequence GTGTCAGAAATGATGCTCTTCACTGGCAGCGCCAACCCGGAACTGGCGCAGAAGATCGTACAGCGACTGGGACTGCGCCTCGGCGGTGCCATGGTCGGGCGCTTCAGCGACGGCGAGATCAGCATCGAGATCGAGGAGAACGTGCGCGGCAAGGACGTGTTCGTGATCCAGTCGACCTGCGCGCCGACCAACGACAACCTGATGGAACTGATCCTGATGATCGATGCGCTGCGCCGCTCGTCGGCCTCGCGCATCACCGCGGTGGTTCCCTACTTCGGCTACTCGCGCCAGGACCGCCGCGTGCGTTCGAGCCGCGTGCCGATCAGCGCCAAGGTGGTGGCCGACATGATGGCCAAGGCCGGCGTGAACCGCGTGCTCACGGTGGACCTGCACGCCGAGCAGATCCAGGGCTTCTTCGATGTGCCGGTGGACAACGTCTACGGCTCGGCGATCCTGATCGACGACATCGAACGCCAGCGCTACGAGAACCTGATGGTGGTCTCGCCGGACATAGGTGGCGTGGTGCGCGCCCGCGCGATCGCCAAGCAGATGAACGATCTCGACCTCGCGATCATCGACAAGCGCCGCCCGAAGGTCAACGAGGCGCAGATCATGCACATCATCGGCGACGTCGCCGGCCGTACCTGTCTGGTGATCGACGACATGGTCGATACGGCGGGCACGCTGTGCAAGGCCGCACAGGCGCTGAAGGACAACGGTGCCGCGAAGGTGATCGCGTACTGCACGCACGCGGTGCTGTCCGGCAAGGCAATCACGAATATCGAGGACTCGGTGCTCGACGAGCTGGTCGTCACCGATACCATTCCGCTGTCCGCGCAGGCCAGGGCGTGCGCGCGCATCCGCCAGGTAAGCAGCGCGCCGCTGCTCGCCGAGGCGGTGCGCCGGGTCAGCAACGAGGAATCCATCAGCGCGATGTTCGCCTGA